The Kiloniellales bacterium nucleotide sequence GCGTGTCCTACACCCTGATCTTCGTCTTCCTCTGCCTGCACGTGGTCGGCTCGCACTACACCTATTCCGAGGTGCCCTACGACGACTGGATCCGCGGCCTGACCGGCGGCTCGCTCAACGAGGCCATGGGCTGGGAGCGCAATCACTTCGACCGGGCGATCCACTTCACCTACGGGCTGCTGCTGGCCTACCCGATCCGCGAGGTCTTCCTGCGGGTCGCCGAGGTGCGCGGCTTCTGGGGCTACTTCCTGCCGCTGGAGTTCACCATGGCGACCTCGATGCTCTACGAGCTGATCGAGTGGGGCGCGGCCATGGTCTTCGGCGGCGAACTCGGCATGGCCTACCTGGGCACCCAGGGCGACATCTGGGACGCCCACAAGGACATGCTGCTGGCCAGCCTCGGCGCCGCCCTCGCCATGGCCCTGACCGCGGCGCTCAACGCCCGCCTGCAGCGCGACTTCGCCCGCGAGTGGGCCGACAGCCTGCGGGTCAAGGGCCGCGAGCCCCTGGGCGAGGTCGAGATAGCCCGCATGCTCGAAGAGGACGAACGCCCGGGCTGACGCTCGGCCCGCCGCGCCTTCGCCTCAGTGCCCCGCCATGTAGGCGTCGCGCAGCACGGCGGCTTCAAGCTCCAGCTCGTCCAGCCGGTGCTTCACGGCATCGCCGATGCTGACCAGGCCGACCAGCCGGTTGTCCTCGAAGACCGGCAGGTGACGGACTCGGTGCCGGGTCATTAGGCCCAGGACGTGGGTCAGCTTGTGCTCGGGCTTGCAGGAGATGACGTTGCGGGTCATCACCTCGGCGACCTTGATCTCGCCCGCCTCGCCGCCGTGCTGGGCGAAGCAGTTGACGACGTCGCGCTCCGAGACGATGCCGATGACCTGCTGGTCCTCCATCACGACCAGCGCGCCGATGCCCTCCAGCCGAAGCTTCTTCGCGACGGTGCCGAGCGTTGCCCAGGGGTCCGTGGTGGCGACTTCGTGGCCCTTGGCGGCCAATACGGCTTCAACTTTCATGGCCAAGTTCCTCCGGACCCTCGATTCTACGCCGTCCAGAATCGCGGTCAACGATGCTGCCGGCACGGCGACGCGGGGCGCCGCTCACTCCGCCGCCGCCCGGACCCGGACCAGGGTCTGGTCGCGCCGGCCGTGGGAATCGATCAGGGTAATCTCGGCGAACCCGGGGCCGCCGGGCCGCCAGCCGGCGGTGCTGCGGCGCGACATCGGGCCGAGCGGCCGGCCGTCGATCAGCCAGGCGTAGGGTCGGGCGCCGCCGGCCGCTTGCAGCTGGACCGCGCCCTCCGGCGGCAGGACCAGCAGGCTGTCGTCCAGCGGGAAGACGATCCGCGGCGCCGAGGGCGCGCGGGCGTCGGCCTGCAGCGCCCCGCGCGGGCGCAGGCGACGCAGCCCGGGCGGCAGGTCGCCGGTCGCGGTCTCGCGCGCTGCGCCGGCGCGTCCCGGCCGGGCCGAAGGGTCCGGTTGCGGCAGCTGGCCGAAGACCTCGAAGAGCAGCGGCGCCGCGGTGTTGAGGCCGAAGCGGCCGGGGCTCGGCGTGCCGTCCGGGCGGCCGAGCCAGACCGCGACCGTGTAGCGGGCATCGAAGCCCAGCGCCCAGGCGTCGCGGAAGCCGTAGGATGTGCCGGTCTTGAAGGCGATCTCGCGCCGGTCGCCCGGCGTCCGGCGGAAGCCCGGCGGTCGCGGCGCCTCGGCCAGGATCGCGGCGACCTCTTCGCGGGCGCCAGGACCCAACAGAGGCGCCACGCGGCCGTCGGGCTTCGCATTCCGGGTGAGCCGCAGGGGCCGGACACGGCCGTCGGTGCCCAGGGCGGCGTAAAGTCGCGCCAGGTCTTCCAGCCGGGTGCCGACCCCGCCCAGCGCCAGCGGCAGGCCGGGCCGGTCGCCGCCGGGAAAGCGCAGGGTGACGCCGCAGCGGCGCAGGGCCTCGGCGAAGGCGACCGGCCCCAGGCTGTCGAGCACCGCCACCGCCGGCACGTTGAGCGAAAGCTGCAGGGCCCGGGAAAGGCTCACCAGGCCGTGGTGGGTCTTGCCGAAGTTGCGCGGCGCGTAGCCGCCGAAGACCCGCGGCGCGTCCTCGACCAGGGTCCGGGGATGGGCGAGGCCGCGCTCGAAGGCCAGGCCGTAGATAAAGGGCTTCAGGGTCGAGCCCGGCGAGCGCAGG carries:
- the pbpC gene encoding penicillin-binding protein 1C, translated to MSRRPGHRWLFLAAALALLLPAAGLGGLWALDRTHPPDLARYRLAAQVVADREGRPLRIFLSPDQALRLPAAIGDVDPRYLRMLVAYEDKRFHDHPGVDPLALLRAVWQLVRHGRVISGASTLTMQAARLLAPRPRTFSAKLIEMARALQLEWRYDKAEILGLYLTLAPFGGNVEGVRAAGLAYLGRAPLHLTLAEAALLVALPQAPSRLRPDRFPEAARQARNRVLDRTAAALALTPAELAAAKAAPLSAARRPLPFAAPHLAERLRRVQPGAAVIGTTIDGGLQRRLEALVKRRARGLGPAASAAVLVVDGRDRAVLAYLGSADFHDAARAGQVDMVSALRSPGSTLKPFIYGLAFERGLAHPRTLVEDAPRVFGGYAPRNFGKTHHGLVSLSRALQLSLNVPAVAVLDSLGPVAFAEALRRCGVTLRFPGGDRPGLPLALGGVGTRLEDLARLYAALGTDGRVRPLRLTRNAKPDGRVAPLLGPGAREEVAAILAEAPRPPGFRRTPGDRREIAFKTGTSYGFRDAWALGFDARYTVAVWLGRPDGTPSPGRFGLNTAAPLLFEVFGQLPQPDPSARPGRAGAARETATGDLPPGLRRLRPRGALQADARAPSAPRIVFPLDDSLLVLPPEGAVQLQAAGGARPYAWLIDGRPLGPMSRRSTAGWRPGGPGFAEITLIDSHGRRDQTLVRVRAAAE
- a CDS encoding DUF2238 domain-containing protein; translation: MTPAHTRYCLVLAGLFAVWWIWLAIAPLHRADWLLENVLVILFAVLLVWSYRRLPLSRVSYTLIFVFLCLHVVGSHYTYSEVPYDDWIRGLTGGSLNEAMGWERNHFDRAIHFTYGLLLAYPIREVFLRVAEVRGFWGYFLPLEFTMATSMLYELIEWGAAMVFGGELGMAYLGTQGDIWDAHKDMLLASLGAALAMALTAALNARLQRDFAREWADSLRVKGREPLGEVEIARMLEEDERPG
- a CDS encoding CBS domain-containing protein encodes the protein MKVEAVLAAKGHEVATTDPWATLGTVAKKLRLEGIGALVVMEDQQVIGIVSERDVVNCFAQHGGEAGEIKVAEVMTRNVISCKPEHKLTHVLGLMTRHRVRHLPVFEDNRLVGLVSIGDAVKHRLDELELEAAVLRDAYMAGH